The Oryza sativa Japonica Group chromosome 11, ASM3414082v1 DNA window GGTGCTGAGTCAGACGCGTTCACGCGTGGCAGGACGCGCGTCGTGCTCGCCCAACGCCACCCGACCTCGCTAGTTGTGCAAAAAGGGGGTACCGTGGCGCTACCTCAGCCAGGTTTGGGGGGTCCCGGGTCCACCACAGGACACATGGTGGGCAGGGTGATCCCCAACTGGCTCAAGCCGGTGCCCGAAGAGCCCGAGACAGCATAAATAAAGTAAGATTCTGAAGCTGACCAACTGGCAACGACAAGACAACAACAAGATGGGTAGTTAAGAAATGTTGAAAATGGCATTGTGAGCCCCTtccttgagctataaaaggaAGGGGACACGCcatggagaggggagggaattttttttaaaacttagaATCTGATAGCTTGTACCTGTCTCAACTCACACAAAGAACCAAAACACATGAGTAGGTTTTTACACCTCCAGatggcctgaacctgtataaacacTTGTGTCAATTTCTTACTTGATGATCGACCGGGAGAGCCCGGGTCCCTTCGTGTTCCACACGACACATCGCTCTCGTCATGTGCAAGGACAATCTTCCTTGGGTCAAACCGTCTTTTTCACATCACTGGGAAGGGGGTCTCTCTTTTCCCAGCTACCGGTGGAGTGATCCCCGACAACACTGCTATAAACGCTCCTAGGTCGTCATGTGGCGCTATAATAAATcgtagaaattctaagaaaaaaacatctaaccgtcaattttcatttaatctggtaggaccattatttttaactattagatctATCTTAAAAATTACCAATTAAATTTCTCTCAAAAAAACCACATCGCTACGCGTACGGTACATaggtatgtacgtacgtatccCCAAACCCATATCCCCCAATCCTCAAGAAAAGTACGTACatacttccttttcttttttctttctcgcTTAGATTAGTTGAAAAATCAAACTAATAATTCAAGCCTACTTTAACTATGCTTGAAGtagtaaaaatatatgttatttcaAGTTGTATTCTTGCTAGGCGCATCTCATCAAAACAtccatgaaaaatataaataaataaaagttgtagattaTATAATTGTATACACTTAAGAACAAGTATAGTTAAATTAGActtgtattttcaaaaataaaaacaactccAATTATGAGTGGCATTCTCAAAATTTACTCGCTGCCTACTATAAAAAATACTAACATGTCAAAATGACATTACTAAATTTATCATGAACGTATTTTGATGTACTATGTATTTTCTCTATTCATATATTGTTAAATAAAATAACAATCAAATATATTCTTTTACACCGTGTCGATGCCCTTTATCTCCTGCTTAGGCTTCATTCGATCTAGCTCATTGGCTGCGCTTATCTAGGGCACGCAAAACGACACGTCATCAATgaaagattaattaagtattaaatattacaaacttgaaaaatgggtttatttgatttgtttaaaaaaaaagcttttgaTAGAAAATATATGCAAAACATGCACCGTTTAGTTGTTCGAAAAACATGCTCACCATAAATGGAGTAGCCAATCGGATAAGCACTTTAGAACTCACCTTTATGTACTAAAATACTTAATATgtagtatataatatacttTGTCAATTAGGAATAGCCAAATATATCAATCATATGTTCCTACTAATCCCATGTATATAAGTTCTATATACAAGCCACTATTCACCAATCATCAAATCATATTGCTTACAAGGCATTCATGAGCGGTGCACCTAATAATTAGTTGATATCCAATGTGCACATGTGTCATCAATTACCGAAGATAAAGGACAATACTAAGTGGGCAACAATCAACAGATGATAGGCAAGTAGAGATACTACCAAGCCACAACAAGCAATAGTTAACTACAAGTATATTGCGACTATGAGTAATAACGTTCCTACACACCTATATACACTACTAAGATGCCACgtgacgctctaataaattagaaaaaatctaacaaaagttacaagaaaaaagaaaaacaagtagACATCAGTTTATACTTAAATCAGTGGATCCATTATTTCCAATCATTAGGTTAAATCTATTAAAATAATCCATTGCGACTATGAGTAGTAGTGTTACTACACTCTACAAATACTCCTAATATGCCATgtgacgctctaataaattagagaaaatctaaGAAAAATTATAAGAAACACTCATACATAGGACAAATACTCCTAAGATGCCACGTCacactaataaattagagaaaaaaatatattaaaaaacagaatTTCTAGCCATTGATTTGCACTTAAACCAATGGATCCATTATTGTCAGCCATTAGATTATATTGATCCAAATAATCCCTCACTCTTAAAAATGGGCTAATCCTTCCCTATGTATGTACGTACACAAGAGAtgtcaagaaaaagaaaaagaagaagagtgtGTCTACAATCAACCCCGTCAAGTAGTTTTCCATTTCTTTCTTTGAAGCTCTAAGGATTTcctcaaattatatatatatgtagcgaCCACTCCTGACGAGGTTGTCGAAGAAGCCACGCCGCCGAAGCGCTGCTTCTCACCATCCCGTCAATTCtcttgaaagtatttttttctagtaatgaTGTAAAAGGAAATTGCAGACACATGCAGACACTTACTAGTAAAATTTTCGAGCTTACCTCCTTGAAAAACATGCAGACACAGTGATAATATGAGAATCGCCTGATCTGTGATACTTGGAACGGATGTCCTGTGCACAAGCTTGCAATTTCGACCTTCTGTGTGGACACCACAACTCGGCTTCCATTTCGCATGTTTGGTAGATTCGATCTGATGGATTCCCATTCTGAAACGGTGTTCAGGTCTTCTAACACAATGAGGTACCTCTTTTTATATACTTCCGTCCTGAACTTAGTGAAAAGCTTGACTTCTGCTCCTTGTCGCTGTTGTCCAGAGTTTGTGTAGAACTGACTCCGCAAAGCCTGGAAGAACTCACTTAGATCAAATGGATGCATTATCTTTATCCAGGCAAGACATTCAAAGTTTCTTTTTATTTCTGGGTCATCATACACATTCCTGATGATGGATGATTCCCCATGATCGCCTTCTGTTTCCCAGATGGAGATGACCTGAAGGTCACCATCATTGTTGGTGAGCAATTCAGCAAGATCCCCTGAACCACTCAGCTCCTTTGCGATGTCTCTCACCTCAACGAGGGCATCAGATGCTGATGAGCCACCTGCAGCTGGCCCGACAGGTTTGGAGCCGGAGTCAGAGATGAGGTTGTAGCGCATGTTCCTCTGGCTCACATCCTCCACTCTGGCCTTGATCTGCTTTATGTCAGCCACCGCCTCATCCAGGGGAAGAACCGGCGCAAGGCAGGACGGCAGCACCGGCGCCATGAACGAGGGGAACAACCGGTGCCACCAAGCAGACTTCTTGTCAAGGTGGATTACAAACTCGATGCAGTCCTCGACGTCTTAGGCAAGGTTACGCACCTGCGTTACCCAGGTCCTCACCACATTGTTGTTCGCTTGCCCCCTCCCGACGACGTTGAGGAAGGACTGCATCATCTGGAACTCATCCGTGATGAACACCAGGTCATGCTGCACCCTCTCCTTGAGCTGGTTCTCCTCCAAGATCGCCGACTGCACCTTGATCACCGTCCCCTCCACCACCGACTTGGTGAGCCCAAGCACAATGTCCGCCATTGTTTCCTCAGCCTCTACTCTCTGATGTGTCTGAGTTTGTGGTGAGCTAGAAGCAAATGATGCCGCTAAATTGCTAGATCGGAATCATGGGTAGGAGCTGCATCTGGGGTCGGTATTAAAAAGGACAGATCAGCCATTGAACAATAAATTTGGACATTATTACTGTATTAAACTAGACTATCCAGGTCAATGAAACAAGCTGGACTAAGTCCTAAAAAAATTAGTAGATTTAATCTAGCGAAAGAGCCCTTACGTTAACAAATGTGGAACAGCTGATGCCTTGAATGATTGGATCAGTGAGCCTTCCCCAACCCAATATCTTACTCAACTGGAGACGTATTGATTGGTACTACACGCTGTAACATGGGGATTGGttgacaaaaaataaataaaattagtcaaattatcacaaacaAATCACACCGTTTGATAAACAAAGTGGGAGTACATTAGTACAAGCATTCCTACTAATTCCTCAGTCTTTCAGTTGTTTACTATGAATTGGTTTGCTAATCAGTCTATGTCTATCATCCAAGATCCCAAATGCGAACGCCCAACGCCTAACTCTATCGCAATCCAAGTTGCCTTGCATACCTCGCGGCTCCCGGGCGTGGGCGCTCCGGTTCGCCCACGACATCCTCTCAGCCTCCGACGGTGGCCGCCACACCAGCCATCCTCCTCCGCGACGGCGAGATCCGGcggtgagccgccgccgccgcctgtgtCGCCTCCCATCCATGCCTACCAAACCCACCAGTTTGCTCCATTTCGACGCGTGGAAGGCCCTGTGGGCTGCAAAAGTCCATTCGGATGGGCCGGGCCGAGACCAGTACGAGTGAGTTGGGCCGGCCCAATATGCGCAATTTTATACCCGTAACTCCGTTTTTCTTCAATATTGACAACTTatgccctctttgtttaggcttaatattattggcttagacttttaagtcagcttattagcttatatgatttataagccggtggatttaatgtcctaagtttaatgATGGAGTCATGCATCTacctcatataagccaaaaaagcttcaccaacctagcttttggcttaatagtgttagaatggcttatggcttcaaaaaagccaaacgaaaaaGCCGCTTGTTTGTTTAGACTTAGACTTTTCCgtttataagttggcttataagcctaaacaaagagggcctagaACTTTAATTGACAACTTTAAACTACTTCCTCGGTTCCTAATTATTTGTCTCATAATGGttaaccaagaaaaaaaaagagacttgTCGAGGATAATGGagtaatactctctccattcatgtgataagtcattttgacttttttttactcAGACTTCTTAAAAGTGATCAAGATtacaaaaaatataacaatatttatgtcactaaatttattttattaaatctaaaatagaatatattttgatagtttctttgttttatgttaaaGATATTTCTCTATTTTACTATAAACTTAACAAAGCTAAagaaagtttgacttaaaacaAAAATcgaaacgacttataatatgaaacgaaggtaGCAGTATATAGAGATCAATAGTATATATGGTTACAAATTATATCCCTTTTGATTATTTGAAACAAAACATACATGGGCTTGAATAACCTGAATACAATCCTATCTAGAAAAGTGAGGGTTTTATCCAAACCGGGGAGGGCCAATTCAACCATGGAGGCGAATTCTCGGTACACGCAAAGCTCTGTAAGCTCTTACTTGTCATGTCCCAAATACCTATCTCTCGCCAACTATTCTTATACATGTAGACATACTCAGATGAGTCATCGGTAATGTAGGCACAATTTGGCTTTAACATAGGATAATCCTTGGTTGAAATGCACATTGTGCTATTGTATCCAAGGAATAATGCATGATCATCCAAGCTCTTCATCTTCACAAGTTTTTTCCGATCAAAATCGACTCTGAACACTTCAATGTCAGTTGTCTTGAGCTCTAGATATGGATACATGTCATCATTGATACCAACGATAGGATCTaggtcatcatcgtcatcgtccaCCTCAAGATTATTTGGATGCTCCGATGAAGATGTTGCCATCAGGTCAACATAGCTCCTCCATCTCCGTACTTGAAGGATGTCACCCCATGGCGCCCGTAGGAGGTACATGGCCGAAGGGTACCACCGTTGTGGAACTTTGCCTGTGATCTGTCTCACGATAGGAGAATCTCCATTGAGATCTAAGGTGTAGATGGATCCATCGAAGCATAGCGCGTAGAAAAAGCCATCATCATCGTTGTGAAAGAAGTCTTCAAAGCCACCGAAGCAAGGGTGTTTGTCCAGCGAGACCCACGTCCATCGCTCATCACCAGGCCGGGCGAACGAGAGCTCGCCGCACTCCATATGGGCGAGCAGCGCGACACAAGCGCCCCCACCGGTGGACGGGCTACAGGAAAGGACCACCCGATGGTACATGCATTCCCGTGCCTCATTCGCCGTGAGTAGGAGTGGCTCTGGGTCGAGCCCAGGTGTCGAACTCACGAAGACGTTGTACATCATGGCACCGTTGTTGCCTGCACCGGTGAAGCTCTTCTCCACATGGTGAATTCCGGTGATAGGAGGGAGACAGGCTTGGGCGCCGGTAATGGGATTGATGAGGCGGAGGTTGGAGACCTCGTCGGCGGTGACGATCCAACCGTGCCCCGCACCGACCACGGAGTGTTCGGTGACCACGCCGAGTGGGAAAGGGACTCGGATGGACTCGCCAGTCAAGGGGCAATGGACGACGGCGTTGTTCGGGGAGTAGGCCTCACAGGCGTAGAACAGACACGGGAGCTGCTTCGCCGATGATGGGAGAGGGAAGcgggcgcggcggacggcggtagACGCGGCGCACCATGAGGCACATACAGCGCTGGAGCGGATCAGGTCTGGGATGTCCAACCGCTCCATAATTATTAGAAGGACGTCCTCCAGCAACTCCGCCCAGTCGGATGACTCcattatcctctcctcctcggtgTCGGCGGTACAAAAATTTGGGCGTAACACAGTGGCCAGCAACAAATACATAGTGCGGGTGTACCCCGAATCCGATCCACCTAACGTCGTCCGAATCCAAAACCGTCGCGGCCACGTCACCGAGTTATCTTGGGCCGCCTGATAGCCTGGTGGTGAGGTGGACGGCTGAGATCGCTTAAGGAGCACTTCGTTTTCTCCTCATCGATCTCTCCAGcctctccgccgcgcgccgccgccaccgccaccgccgccgccgccgacgacgagtccctcttcccttcctctcctgTCTCCTCGCCAGCCTTCCTACTGGCCACACGGCCTCGACGGTCTCCTCTAAGGATGGAGGGAGAGGATGAAGAGAGGCAGCATTCTGCGGGGATTCGCGGCTGCGCAGGTGTGGCAGCAGCGGGCGGGCTTGAGCGAGACGAGGGAAAGCGGGGAGGTGGGGGGGGGGCACCGTCGGATGGGAAGATCGAGAAGCTGAGCGCGGAGGAGCGAGTCGCCGCAGTCCTTCACCACCTGGTCGGCGCCGTCGATGGACAGGTGGACATTCACTGCTTCCCGATGGGGTACCTACCAACCCGTCTCGAGGTCGGCATCCCGGCGGCCCGGTCACCCCTCAGCACGCCGGCAGACTGAGCGGTTGAGATATATTCACAGTACATCTCTATATTccctttgtttgtttgtttgtttttgttttgttttggagaGAGCTATTCGCTTTCTTTGTTGTTGTATCATCAAATTGGTCACCGTTGCTACTGCATATCATCACGAGAAATGAATCAATGATGTATGCAGAAGCTAGTAGCTTCAATGGTAGTTGCATCAGAAAACAGAAAGCATACTGTGGTTCCTCATGAGGATTTAGGCACGTCAAATTAATAAGTCTAACTTATTTATGGAATCCCCTTATTTATACTATGTAGTATCAGGCTTGTGCGTTTTGGAAATTAATCACTGCAAGAAGTTTTAAAGTGTTTTCCGTTTTCCATTACAGCTATCATTTGGAGCTCCCTGCTTTATTAGATGGCCAGCATGCTCATGTTGGGTTCCCCCCTGGACAACAGCTGCAATAGTTATCAATGGTAAACAATATATACTTCCTGTGATTTATTGCTTGAAGTCCCTACAGATGGAATGTCATTTGTAGCAAGAAaactatatgaatatgagaggATGATATCAAGTCCCTTAGGTGCCTTATATGAGATCTCAAAGAATTTGATGgatattagatttttttaatggaaagGGTATTAGATTTAAGGGTGGAGATTTGTCTCTTGAAACTGCAAAACTTATGATCCTATTTGATGAAAGTGGAACTCCGTGCAATAGTTATTGCTATTAGAGGAATGATGATTGTTTCATTGTTGAGGAGTTAATGTTGTCGGCAATTTTGTCAGCTGCAGAAGTTATATCCAGCGCATTCCCAAATTGGTGCATTACTCGGTAGGCACCCCGAGCCTAATTTATGTAGGTCTCGAGAGTTTGAGGCGTTTGTGCCAAAAATGGCTTTGAATTGGATAGTTCATCATCTGGTCAACTTCACCTTTCACTTTCCAGAATGAAGGAGAAGTTAAAAGATGATCCTGTTTTGTTTAATATTATCATGTTTTATGCTTCAAAGCAAAAGCGGccagcataatttttttttgcacagCAGACATGATAAGCAGGAGGGATGATTGGACTCACTAGTCACCATGCATTATCTGTCCCTCTATGTACACATTTCACATCACCACTTTGAATATATCCTGATATAATTGTTCACAGAACACTGAAATGCAGTAATTGAGGCTGAAAGATGTATCTGAAACAAAGGAGATCTCTCTTAGGCCAAAACGAATTCAACATTGCACCTTGTGAGATTATACGTGGATGCTTTACATGCCTCCAATTTAGTAAGGATGCTGCTGAATCCAAAGAAAGGA harbors:
- the LOC107275329 gene encoding putative F-box protein At4g17565, which produces MESSDWAELLEDVLLIIMERLDIPDLIRSSAVCASWCAASTAVRRARFPLPSSAKQLPCLFYACEAYSPNNAVVHCPLTGESIRVPFPLGVVTEHSVVGAGHGWIVTADEVSNLRLINPITGAQACLPPITGIHHVEKSFTGAGNNGAMMYNVFVSSTPGLDPEPLLLTANEARECMYHRVVLSCSPSTGGGACVALLAHMECGELSFARPGDERWTWVSLDKHPCFGGFEDFFHNDDDGFFYALCFDGSIYTLDLNGDSPIVRQITGKVPQRWYPSAMYLLRAPWGDILQVRRWRSYVDLMATSSSEHPNNLEVDDDDDDLDPIVGINDDMYPYLELKTTDIEVFRVDFDRKKLVKMKSLDDHALFLGYNSTMCISTKDYPMLKPNCAYITDDSSEYVYMYKNSWREIGIWDMTSKSLQSFACTENSPPWLNWPSPVWIKPSLF